The window GGCAAATGCGCTCGTACCAGTCATACGTACTAGGCGCGACGGCCGGCCGCGCGTATACGTCCAGCCACTTGGCCAGCCAGTCGCCAACAGTGATTTTGTCAGCGTCTACATAGTAGGCAGCCTCATATTGCGCGGCCAGAGCGTCGCGCTTTTGTTTTGCCTCAGCCTTTGTGCGGGCATAGACTACTTTTCTGACCGGTTTTCCTGTATCAGCGTTTCGGCCAACGACAATGGCGGCAACCCATAAGCCATCGTTTCTTTGGTATATACTGCCTTCGCCTTTTGCTCGCCTTTTCCCCACGATATCACCCCTTACCCCGTAATAATGCCAATACCCATTTGGGCACCATCGGCACTATTTAGCTGCTGCCTTGTCATCAGCAGACAAGGCCGTTAATAGCCTTTCGATCATTAGCTTATCCTCTGGCTTGAGGCGCGCAATTTTTTCGGCTATGGCGCGCGCGTCGTTTGCCATGCCGGTAAAGTCCTCCGGCATCTCCAGCAGCCAATCAGTCGTTACGCCGCAGGCCAGGGCGATTTTACGTATGTGCTCACTATTTGGCTCATTGCGCCCGGTCTCCCATGCGGCCAGTGTCACTCGCTTGACGCCGACCACATCAGCCAGCTTTTCCTGCGACAGGCCCGCCAAATGGCGGGCCTGTCGGATTTTGTCAGCTATCCCACTCATATCACCGCCTTGCCTTTATTATATTGCCATGCGTTACAACATTGTAAAGCATTGTTACAACATAGGCTTGACCGTTTTTTTCCGCCGTGGTACTATTGTTATAGAACGTAACAACTTGTTACGAAACATAAGGGGGGGCGTAAAATGGCAAACATGAAAATCATGGCGACCGTTAAAGATTCGCCGCAATGACTGGCA of the Thermosinus carboxydivorans Nor1 genome contains:
- a CDS encoding helix-turn-helix domain-containing protein, with protein sequence MSGIADKIRQARHLAGLSQEKLADVVGVKRVTLAAWETGRNEPNSEHIRKIALACGVTTDWLLEMPEDFTGMANDARAIAEKIARLKPEDKLMIERLLTALSADDKAAAK